Within the Nitrospira sp. genome, the region TGTGTCTCGTCGATTTCCATTTTCACGCCGTGGTTTAGGCAAACTGCTCCCCTTTCTCGTGACTCGCCAAATCTTCACAGGCGCGGGTCGGATCGGAGCGGCGGCGGTACAGGACATCTGGGTGCAGCGTGGACAGATTCTGATGCCGCGTGCCGTCGGACGCGATCCATTTGGGCACATTGACGTACCCTTTCAGCTGTCTCAGCGCGCCGATCATATCGTCAATGATTTCTTCGAATGGGTGCAGGGGAACCGTGCAATCGTCAATACGCGCGACGAGCCGTTGTCGGATCCCAATGAATTTCGCCGAATTCATCTGCTCGTTGGTGACACGAATGTGGCAGAGTACGCGACGGCGCTCAAAATCGGCACAACGGCGCTTGTACTGCAGTTGATTGAGAACAATCAAGCACCCTCCGAGCTAGAATTGTCCGATCCAGTCGAAGTGTTGCAGGAACTTTCCCAGGATCAGGATCGGGCCTGGATTGTCACGTTGGCATCGGGACGAAGTATATCCGCCATCGACATTCAAGAGCAGTATCTGGCTGCGGCGGTGAAACATTGCCGCGGGCAGGATGAAGAAACGGATTGGGTGTTGGAAGCTTGGGACGGTGTGTTGCAGGATCTCCGTGGAGAGTACACCAAGTTGGTCGGTCGTATCGATTGGGCGAGTAAGCTCTGGTTGTTCGAGACCTTCCGTGAGGCTGAACGATGCGGATGGGACGATCCGATGCTCAAGAGTCTCGACCTGGAATACCACAATTTACACCGAGATCGAGGGCTCTTTTGGGGCCTCCTGGAGGAGGGGAAGGCACCCCGGTTCACGACGGAGCAGGCTATCAGATTGGCGATGGATCGGCCACCGAGAGATACCCGCGCGTTCGGTCGCGCAGAGGTGGTGCGACATCTTCTGGCATGCGGACCTCCGGCGGTCGGTCCAGATGATCGCCCGGTACGCGAGCGCATCGTCCCATCCTATGTCATTAACTGGTCGGCTTTTCAACTGCGTGGTCGAGAACCTTTTCTCATGTCCAACCCGTTTAAAACGTATGTGCAGGAAGTTCGAGCTCATCTTGCCAAAGGAGATTGATTCTTTTTCGATTGCCCACCTCCTGACCGGCGCGTTCTTCCAAGAACCATGATCGGACGTGGCCGCAGGGTGTTCTCTATCACCGCGGAGATCAGTATCAGGTGAACACGTGCTACCGATCGCGGCGTCGCTATCGGCAGCGGAAAACTGTATCGTAGTTAATACACTCGAATCGAGGTGTCAGGTCGGTGATAGAGAGATTGCTTGTGCTTTCATAGGGTTGAAACGGCGAACGACATGGCAGACATTCTGCATGTCGATACAGAGAATGCAGATATCAATCGGCTGCGTGTGGTGACAGAGGCCTGGGCTAGACGTTAACGGTGTTTGACTGATGCGTGCTCTGCCAAACGTATCGACCGTTCATCACCTCGATCAGGCGATTTTCGGCCCAATAGACATCTTCTATGGGAGAGGCTCGCTGGACAAAGGCGCAATGCCCGCCATGCGTCGGTGCCCAGACACGAATCTGAGGGTTGTTGCGGATGGCTGGCGTAGCAAATATTGAATAGGGTACAAATGGGTCGTCTTGGGAGGTCAGAATAAGGCAGGGAACTCGGATTCCAGACATGACGTGCCGGGCTCCTGCGCCATCGTAGTACTCTTCGGCAGTGCGGTAACCAGCATCGGGCGCCGTATAGACCTGGTCGATGTCTCGGAGCCGCCGGATGTGACTCAGAGGTCTGACGGAGTAACGATCCGGGTAGAGTCGGGCTTTTTTTCGGATCCGGGTCTTGAGTCGGGCGACGAAATGGTGCTCGTAGATTCTGTTCGTGCAGCGCTCTAGGGCCTGTACGCAGACCTCCGGATCAATGACCGGGCAGATACCCACCACGCCGTGCAAGCTTGGGAGCGATGAGCCGATCTCGCCTGCCATTTTAAGGACGAGGTTGCCTCCCATCGACCAACCGACTGCCCACAGTGTCGGCAAGCGGTCCGTTGTCGACAGCTCAGTCATGACTGCCTGGACATCCGCACTGAGCCCACTATTGTACAGCGTGGGTGTCAGATGTTCCGTATCTCCGCAATTGCGCTGGTTGAGTCGGATGACGTTGAAACCGGCACGGTAGGCCTTGGCCGCGGTTCCTTGCATGTATTGCGAGTCGCAACACCCTTCGAGTCCATGCACAAGAACCACTGTTGGCGCAGAGGTCGCAGATGGCTGCCAGTGACAGCACCCTTGGATCCAGCTGTCTGACGAGACACGAAATGTCCGTAACTGCCTGGGGATTTGAACCAGGAGGCCCTTTCTGGGAAACAGACGTGGGAAGAGGGTCATAAGATGGGCATTCCACAGAAACCGCGAGGGAACGAAAGGGGGAATTCTATCGGGTTCCATCCGATCAAACCTTGGCACTGTGTGTCGGTTCAAGCCTGCATAGACGTACGAAGGAGATCATGAGCGACTGTGCCAAAACAAACAGGGGTAATTCCTCGTACCAGTAAAAACGGTTCTGTGGTCCACTGCTGACACCGTGACGAAGAACCTTCTATAGTTGAAAATACGCCCACGTTGACGTGACATGCCAAGCGAAGCGGAGACATCCTTGCGCAGAGGCCGTCTCATGCGGCATGAAGTCGCTCCTTTTTTTCGGTAGTCCTGGGCTGATCGGATTTTGCTCATCATCACTGCTGGTTCGGGATGTGTTCGATTCGACAAGGAGACCTTACCATGGTTGGACGCCGGGTTGCAGCGATGGGATTCATGGTGTTGTTGTTCTCGGTAGCGACCGTGCAGCCAGCGTCGGCATATGTCGATCCTGGTAGTGGAAGCATTCTCCTCCAACTTATTCTGGGCGGTATCGCAGGGATAGGGGTCGTCGCCAAGCTGTACTGGCAACGACTCAAACATGGTGTGAGCCATTTCTTGCGCAAGCCGTAATCCGTTTGACTCAATGCCCATTACCGGTGTGAAGGGTTCCTTTCGCGACCCGAGCGGACGCGTGTATGAGGTCGACGGGCGCATCGTCCGAACCATTAGACCCTCCTTCCTTCAACAGTTTGAATTCGTGAAGTCGACGGGCCTCTTCGATCGGCTCGAATCGGAAGGGCATCTTCTTCCGGTTCGAGTCATCAATGAGGAAATACCTCGCCATTTTCCAGAAGGTGGCGTCTCCGCCTTATTGGAGGCTCCGCGAGTGCCGTTTATTTCCCATCCCTACGAATGGCCGTTCTCCGCGCTCAAGGCGGCCGCGCTTCTCCATCTCGACATCCATTTGACTGCCTTGGAACGGGACGTCACCTTGAGCGATGCGTCCGCGTATAACGTTCAATTTCAAGGTTGTCATCCCGTTTTCATCGATCATCTATCCTTTCGGCGATACCAGCCCGGCGAACTGTGGCAGGCCCATCGGCAATTCTGTGAGGCCTTCTTGCTTCCACTGTTGTTACGCGCGCTGTTCGGATGTCCCCATAACGCATGGTACCGGGGGCACGTGGAAGGGATTTCATTGGAAGAGTTCAGCCGTCTGCTCCGGTGGCATCACTACTTCAATAGGAACCTCTTGACCCACGTCATCCTCCAATCCTGGCTGCAGCATACAGGGCGCTCTACGGCATATAATCTCCCGAAGACGGGCGCCATACCGACCGCGCTGCCACGCGAAAGATTTCAACGGCTGCTTCGTGACCTTCGCGACTGGATCGCCGGGATGTCACCGGCTGATCGCCAGCCGTCGACCTGGCAGGAGTATGTCAATCAAAACTCCTACGATCAGGCGGAGAGGGGGGTGAAGAAGCGCTTCATTACCGACTTTGTGGCCATGACGTCCACTGTCGAGGTCTGGGATTTTGGATGCAATGCGGGTGAGTATTCCAAGGCGGCGCTCGAGGGGGGAGCGTCACGGGTCGTGGGCTTCGACTTCGACCAGGGCGCGCTGGAAGCCTGTTTCAAGAGGTCTGTCGACGAGGGGCTGGCGATCCAGACTGTGTTTCTTGACGTCGCCAATCCAAGCCCCAGTCAGGGCTGGGGACAGATGGAGCGATTGGGGCTGCGTGAACGGGCTTCCGGCGGTGCGGTACTTGCGTTGGCGTTCATGCATCATCTGGTCATTTCCAAGAATATCCCATTCGGCGAACTGCTCGACTGGTTGATGGAGTTGGCGCCGAGAGGGGTGATCGAGTTCGTGCCGAAATCCGACCCCATGGTGCAACGTTTATTACACCTGCGAGAGGACATTTTCCCGGATTACACATGGGAGTATTGGCATGCACATGTCCAGCGGATGGCCAGGATTCTCAAGACGAAGCGGGTGTCATCGACCGGCCGGACGCTCATCGCCTATGAACGAAACTGAGGTACGCGTCGACTGATGGGGGCTCGCTCACACATACGGGATCGCGTGATCCGTTGGAGACCAGCCTGGATCCTTCCCTCGGTTGTGATAGTCGGGCCGTTTGTCGCCTATCTGGTAGTCGACCACACCTATCCACTTGCCAGTCCAGAGTCGTTGATGGCCCTGGGGATGGTCGGCGTCATCGCCGGCGTCGTGACCTTACTTGCGATGTTGCCTGCACGATTGCCGTATGCCTTGGCCGTTGCGGCGCTCCTGACAGTGTTCATCGATCGCGAATTGGCCTGGATGGAGTCCACGGGCAAGATGGTTCTGGTCTCCCTGTTTCTACTCCTCGCTGTCATTGCGCATAAGGGGGGGCAGAGGTTCGACTTGGTCGTCATAACCTTCTTTGCAGTGTTCCTGGGAACCACGCTGGTCCAGGCCCTATGGTCTCGTCCGATCTCCGTCGAGATGGCTCGTCCCTCACTTAGTGCGGAAGGCCGCAGCGCACTGCGGCTCATCCATCTCGTGCTTGACGAACATGTCGGGTATGAGGCGATCCCGGTGGATACGCATGCCGGGTTGGCCCTCAAGCAGACGATGAAGAGGTTTTATGAACGGTATGGACTTATGCTCTATGGGCGGGTGCATAGCCACTACTATGAAACCTATGATTCCATCCCCAACATGCTGAATTTTTCCTATGAGGCCCTACCACGAGCCCTCGTGGAGGGGGAAAAGCCGCCACACGTCCTGACCCGCAACGCGTATTTTTCATGGTTACAAGACAATGGGTTGTCGGTTGAAGTGATCTCGGCGGGGTACCTGGGACTGTGCCGACACGCGAGCATTTCCGCAGAGCGCTGCAAGAGCTACGAGTTCGGTTCCTTGCAGAGCCTCCACGCTTTGAATGTTCCCGCAACCAGCAAGGTGCCCGTGCTGCTTGGTTCTTATGTGACGCGCTATCATCGGTACCATCGCGCACTAGAAGCCTACGATTCTCTGCTGCAGCCGGCACTGGAGCGGTACGGTCTTCCTGCGCCTCGCGTGCCGCAGGATTCGCTGTGGACTTGGAATCACCTGATTCCTCTGTCCATCAGTGCGATGGCTGTCTTGGACCAAATCTGGGCTGATATCGTCAGTCTCCCCCGAGGCCATGCACTGTATGTACATTTGGTGCTTCCGCACTCTCCTTTTGTATACCGTGAAGATTGCACGCCCCGGCTTATTCAGCATGCGAAGGGTCTGTCGCTGGACCGGGTGGACCAGTTTTGGAGTGCGGGAAAACGGCTTGGCTTGTATGAGAACTACCTGACGCAGGCAGGATGTCTATATCGTAAACTGGATGAACTGTTCGAGAGGCTCCGAAGTGCCGATGTGCTGGATGATGCCGTCATTATCCTGCACGGCGATCATGGGTCTCGCTTAGGCTTGGTTACCCCGTTTGAATGGAATGCGGTCAGGATGACGGAGCGCGACTACCGGGATGGATACGAGACGCTATTCGCAATTCGAATTCCTGGAGAAGCCGGCGGGTACCGGTCCCAACTCTATTCGCTTCATCGCTTGTTTAGCGATAATCTCGGGAGGAGTTTCAAAAAGGATCCGCCTTACCTTCCTCCAGACGGAGATTCGTTCGTGTATCTGTTTGCGGGGCCTGACAAGCCGATGGTTCGTACGCCGTATCCTCAATAAGGCCAGCGCGGCCATTGACGAAGCCGAATCTGAAAAGACGTCCACGTTGATTCGTGAAATGCCCGGATGACAATGCTGAGGATGGCTCCCCGGGCAGGACTCGAACCTGCGACCAGCCGGTTAACAGCCGGCTGCTCTACCAACTGAGCTACCGGGGAACGCCGTAGCGGAGTGTCTGGATTGAGCGCCCAACGATCGGACGGCGAATGTTAACATAAACCACGATGAGTTCAATACTCTCGTTTTGCCCTACACATCAAAGTCGTCGGTTTCATCCTCCTCCATCCCGGCGTCCGTATTCCCTTCTGCCAGGGCAGCATAGTGCCGGGCCCAAGTGAGGTAGAGATTGCCGCTGTCCCGCATAGTGTCCGCCGCCTTGACGAGTTTTTCAACGAGTTCAGGGTCTTTCCCGGTCGCCTGTATTGACGCCGCCCGACGCTCGATCGCCTTGGGATATTCGGTCAGTAGCCCGGTAATTTCAAACAGGAGTGAGTCCAGTACATTGTCTTCGTTTTCCATAGCGTCCCTCTCCGTCCGGCTTCACTCGTCAACAAAAAACCCCATAGCGCGAGGACGCTATGGGGTTCCCTCTCGACGCTATTCGTCGACTAGCCTTGGTAGGCTTGGCCCAAGGCGGCCGATTCGCCTTTTCGGTTCATCAGTTCTCCCTTGGCACTGACGGCTTGCATCACGATCGCCTGATGCTTGGCCGCATTGCAGACGACCACGCACAGTTCGCATCCTTTGCAGCGGTCAATATTGACCTCGGCTACCATTTTGCTGCTGTTCAAGTCCAGACAGTTGGCCTCAGGGCAGTACATGATGCAGAGACGACAGCCTTTCTTAGCCGTACACTTTTCATCGATGACTTGCGCGATGTTATACATGCAAGGTAATTCCTTCTCAGTTACGCGGCGACGGCCGGATTACCGACTCGCAACTCGACCTTATTCTTTTCCGCCCACTCCGAGGCGATCTCGTAGGCACGCTTCACGGTTGCCAGGTTCTTCTGAAGCAACATCTCTTTCTTGGCGAACTTCTTCTTGATGGCTTCGTCGAGCGAAGCCGTCCCGCCAGAGGCAACGAATTTCTTACCGAAGCGCTCCTGCAAGGCACCGTCCAGCGCCTCCATCGAGACGCATTTGGTGATCCCAGCGACCGAGCCGATCATGGTCATATTGGTGGACAACTCTGTTCCGGCAATCTCTATAGCCAGTTCCGTACCGGCAATGTAAAAGACGGCCACGTTCAGGTCCTGAAGTCGTTCGATGTCCTCTTGCGACAAAAGAGACTCGCCGGAGTTGATGACGACCACGCCGCCTTCCTTAATGCCGGAATAGAACGGCATCGTATAGCTTTTCCCCATCGTGATGACCTGCGGATGAAACACTTCAATGACGTCGGGGAACACCAGTTCGCCGCGGTCGTAGATGCGTTCAATCCCGATGCGACAGTAGCTTTCCGCCGGAGCCATGCGCTTTTCAGCGCCAAAGAACGGATTGGAAATGGAAAACTTACCATCACGATTGGCGGCCATTGCCATGACGTGAGCGGCGGTCACGGCTCCTTGACCTCCAAGTCCCGACATTCTGATATTCAATCGTTTCTTAATCATGAGCGGCCTCCAATTCCTTAGGCTTTCGCGGTTAACTGCTTTGCGGCGGCCTTTCGTTCCTTGTCCTTGGCCGCCATTTCGGCCAGGAACTGCTTGGCAGGCTCACTGATATATTCCTTGTAGGCAAACCGCTCAGTTGGTTTCTCAGAATCGCGCATCTCCTGCAATCCTTCCATGCTATTCTTCCCAATCTCGAGAATGCACGGAGTGTAGAGCTGCAAGTAGGTCGGGCCGATTTCGCGTGCAACCATGACAGCGTTGCGGATGACCTTTTCGACCAGCGACGGTTTGCTCACGGTGCAATTGACCACGTAATGGCAGCCGGATTCACGTGCGATTTCTGGTAACCGCACTTTATCGAATAACTTTCCGACCGGAGCCATTTTCGCCACGAATCCACGCTGCATCAGACCGCTCTCCTGGCCTCCTGTATTCGCATACAGCTCGTTATCGAAACAAATGGTGGTGAACTTTTCCTGCCGAAACCACGCCTGGAGGGTCATGTCCAGGCCGATATCGACCGTGGCGCCGTCGCCGGCTAGCACCACAACGTCCTTAGTCCGGTCCGGGAAGCGCACGGTCAATGCGCGCTTGAGCCCGGAAGCAATGGCGTTCTGATTGCCGAACAACGAGTGAATGTTATGGACTGCCACCATCGGGAAAACGAGGCTCGTACATCCCGTGGAGCCCACCATGACCGTGTCTTCAGGATTTGGAAGTGAGGCAAGGATGTATCGAAACGCCATGGATTCCGGACAGCCGGCACAGAGAGAGTGTTGTTCGATCAGCTCTTTTGACGAGCCGATATCTTTCCAGCCGCGGTCTTCCTTGCCGTAAGTCGCACTTTTCACCAGGTCCTGGTAATCAGACGGCATGATATCGAATAGATCCTCAGAAATCTTGATTCGCTCTTTGCTCATATATGCCTCCTCACATTCGTGCCAGCCACGAGCTGGTTTTCAATGTTTACTGCTCAGCTCCCACGACCGGCCATGACGAACGACTTTTTCAGGCCCAACGCGGTCTTGATTTCGTTCACAATAATCTCGGGCGGCATCGTCATGCCTCCGCACACGTGCGGACCGGCGTGCACGCGCTGGTGGTTCGGCACGGTAGCCCGGATTTCCTTCGCCAGCCAACCGGTCACGTTGAACTCTGGCACGAAGATGTGCTTGGCATTCTTCGTCGCCTCTCGGATTTCCTCATCCGGCCACGGACGGAGGGTCTTGACCTTGACCAAGCCGCAACGCACCCCTTCGTCTTCGAGCAGGCGAATCGCCTCTCGGCCCTGCGAAACCGCGGTGCCGGACGCCACGATCATGATATCCGTGTCGGTATTCTCTGCATCAATCAATCCATTTAACCAGTGGATGCTGTGCTTACGCGAACGTTCCACTGCAGCCCAAATCTCTTGTTGCCAGCTGGCGTGGGTCGCGTAGCTGATGTAGTTGCTCTTCATCACGAAAGGATCGCGCATCATCCGGACCGGCGGACATTCCATATCCATACACGGAACCGGGGACCGGTAGGGGTCGTACGGCGGCAAGCACATGTCCGGCGGCGTGAGATTCACGACGTCTTTCGTGTGCGTGACGAAGAATCCGTCGCAACACAGCGCCAACGGAAGGTGCACATCCGGCTCCTCGCTAACCATATAACCCATCAGGATCCAGTCAAAGAAGTCTTGGGCAGTCTCGGCATGCCAGACGAGCATGCCTGTGTTCAACAGATAGGCGATCTCCAAGGTGTCCGGCTGAATTGAGAGCGGCGAATTAATGCCTCGGCACGTGACGATCATCTGGATCGGCAATCGGGCGCCGGCCCACATGGGGAAGTTTTCCATGGCACGCATCGTACCGGGACCCGCAGTCGTCGTGAATACGCGTGCGCCTCCAAAAGCTGCGCCGGCGCATTGCGACATGACGGCAAACTCGCTTTCCCCGCGGAAATAATCGCCGATGTATCCTTCAGCAAAAAGTTCGCCGATCAAAGCGGCCGCTTCGGATTGCGGGGTGATGGGATAGGCAATCATGACGTCGCAGCTAGCTCGCCGAATCGCTTCCTTGATAACCTCGCTCCCCGTGAAGAATGACGGGGTCCGTGGCGCTTCGTGCATGAGCTTCCAAGGATCGGTGAATGTTTGCCCCTTTTTATTTTGTGTCCCGATAAGGGATTTCGTATCCGCCATGGATCTAGCCTCCTTTCAGCAGACCAGGTGGTCTCTGAATGCCTGTATGCCGATTAGTTCGACGATCCGTTCCGCGACCCGCGGGTACGGACCTGCACGGTTCCTTTGAGTTTCTTCACCCAGTCGGCTAAGCGCATGATTTTGTCGACGGATGCGTCGCGAAACGACAGCATGGCGTCCTCGTGGCCTGCCTGCGCGCACATAGCGATCGTATAACAGGAAGTGCCGCCACGGATAATTTTGAGGGACAAATTCGCTTGATGACAATGCACCCCGACAAACATGCAACAGTCGATCTTGTTGTGCCAGATAGTCAGATTGGGATGATTTGGATTGATTTCCATTTCGGGATTGATCTTCGGATACTTCGGCCGATAGTCGGGCATTGGGATCAGCATCGGGATCTGGTCTGGTCCCACACACTCCTTCAGGGTGTTATAAAGATGGCGAATCGCGGTCGCCTTCTTCGCGGCCTTTTCATTCCATGCCCAGAGTACCAGCGGCCCAGGGAAGATGGTGGGGACTTTAGCCATCAGAAACTGCCGAGCCGCCTCTTCCATGGCCTTCTCTTCCGGGACAATAACCCCGTTGACATGGGCTTCACCCGGGTTAGGGAGATAAATTCCCATCGAAGCGGCGGCAGGAGGGAGGAAGTGTTCGGGTCCGGGCATCACGCGATATTCAGTCATTGCGGTCCTACTCCACGGTTCGAAATTGGCCTTGAAAGTAAGGGATCCAGAAATTCGCCAAGCTGCCTACACTGTAAGCTTTTACATGGTGTTATGCAAGTTCGCAGAAGGCCCACAATCTGAAAATTTTGGGCCTTCGGAAGTAATACGGTTAGGTCTTTAGGGCCAAATGAAGCGGGAAGGGGGCTATGCCATGACCTCTGACAGCAGTGCGACCGATCCACGTCATTTAACCCTTTGTACTAATAGCGAATTTATTCGTTACAGTTCGCAATAATACATGCTGCGCCGCGATCCGAAAGATCCCTATTCCCCGCCACTCAACATGCTTTGCGAATGCCCAGCCTACAAGCCCTTGCCAGGTCCTGTTGGGCAGAATCCTCGGCGCCAACCTGTTGATACAATCGACCTCGCCGGTACAGCGCGTCTCCATGATCTGGTACGTGCTCCAGCAGGGTCGTCAAGTCTTTTGCAGCGAGGTCTGGTTGTCGAAGGGCCGTGTGGACTAGGCTCCGCATGAGGTAGGCTTCAGCCTGTTGCGGAACCCAAGTCGGGCGCGGCTCCTCCCCTAGGAGCAGGTCCAAAGGAGGAAGGGCGAGCGGCCATCGAGCCTGATCGATCCTGGCACGAGCCAGCGCGACGGCGGCGGCAAGCATCCGCTGTCTGCCCAAGTCAAATAGAGGATCAACTTGGAGAAGACGCCAATATGCGTCGACCGCGGCTTCGTACTGGTCCATCTCAACGAACATTTCGCCCAAACCAAACAGCGCCCATGTGTTTGTTGCATTCACAGACAGTGACATGGAGAAATCCGAACGTGCGAGGTTCAGGAACCGAAGCCGATCTGCCTGGGTGATCGATCCGTCCGTTCGTGCCAGGCCTAAGAAGGAGTGGCCACGCATCGCATAAGCGACGTGATCACGCGGGTTAGCCGCGATTGCGCGAGTAGTCAAGTCGATCTTGCTGGGCCACGTCGACGACAGTCGTGCGGCTTCCCGGAGTTTCTCTGGTGTTTCGATTTGGATGAAATTCTCCCTGGGGTTGGGATGACTGCTCCGCCGCAACTGAGCGACTTCGTTTCTGAGTTGAGTATTCTCGCTACGAAGTTGGAGTGCACGAGATGTCTGGAGGTCCTTGTGATAGAGGTGTCGGATAGCATCGTTCAGTCGGTCCATCTCAACAAGAGCCCGAATTCGTACGTAGAACGTCGGCCTATTCTGGTCGATGTAAACCTGACGATCGAGGACAGTAGTCT harbors:
- the pafA gene encoding Pup--protein ligase; translated protein: MLNKIFGLETEYGLLINEEHPEHSPTWYAHRIRDHLFHSQRRGVLDVHHRGHDEPPGNGGFLTNAGRVYLDMGHIEYASPECGTLADLVASDRAGDQLIQEVIQELGLTDSVSLIKNNIDHETDATFGCHENYLVSRRFPFSRRGLGKLLPFLVTRQIFTGAGRIGAAAVQDIWVQRGQILMPRAVGRDPFGHIDVPFQLSQRADHIVNDFFEWVQGNRAIVNTRDEPLSDPNEFRRIHLLVGDTNVAEYATALKIGTTALVLQLIENNQAPSELELSDPVEVLQELSQDQDRAWIVTLASGRSISAIDIQEQYLAAAVKHCRGQDEETDWVLEAWDGVLQDLRGEYTKLVGRIDWASKLWLFETFREAERCGWDDPMLKSLDLEYHNLHRDRGLFWGLLEEGKAPRFTTEQAIRLAMDRPPRDTRAFGRAEVVRHLLACGPPAVGPDDRPVRERIVPSYVINWSAFQLRGREPFLMSNPFKTYVQEVRAHLAKGD
- a CDS encoding 50S ribosomal protein L11 methyltransferase — its product is MPITGVKGSFRDPSGRVYEVDGRIVRTIRPSFLQQFEFVKSTGLFDRLESEGHLLPVRVINEEIPRHFPEGGVSALLEAPRVPFISHPYEWPFSALKAAALLHLDIHLTALERDVTLSDASAYNVQFQGCHPVFIDHLSFRRYQPGELWQAHRQFCEAFLLPLLLRALFGCPHNAWYRGHVEGISLEEFSRLLRWHHYFNRNLLTHVILQSWLQHTGRSTAYNLPKTGAIPTALPRERFQRLLRDLRDWIAGMSPADRQPSTWQEYVNQNSYDQAERGVKKRFITDFVAMTSTVEVWDFGCNAGEYSKAALEGGASRVVGFDFDQGALEACFKRSVDEGLAIQTVFLDVANPSPSQGWGQMERLGLRERASGGAVLALAFMHHLVISKNIPFGELLDWLMELAPRGVIEFVPKSDPMVQRLLHLREDIFPDYTWEYWHAHVQRMARILKTKRVSSTGRTLIAYERN
- the forD2 gene encoding ferredoxin oxidoreductase 2 subunit ForD; amino-acid sequence: MYNIAQVIDEKCTAKKGCRLCIMYCPEANCLDLNSSKMVAEVNIDRCKGCELCVVVCNAAKHQAIVMQAVSAKGELMNRKGESAALGQAYQG
- the forG1 gene encoding ferredoxin oxidoreductase is translated as MIKKRLNIRMSGLGGQGAVTAAHVMAMAANRDGKFSISNPFFGAEKRMAPAESYCRIGIERIYDRGELVFPDVIEVFHPQVITMGKSYTMPFYSGIKEGGVVVINSGESLLSQEDIERLQDLNVAVFYIAGTELAIEIAGTELSTNMTMIGSVAGITKCVSMEALDGALQERFGKKFVASGGTASLDEAIKKKFAKKEMLLQKNLATVKRAYEIASEWAEKNKVELRVGNPAVAA
- the forB1 gene encoding ferredoxin oxidoreductase gives rise to the protein MSKERIKISEDLFDIMPSDYQDLVKSATYGKEDRGWKDIGSSKELIEQHSLCAGCPESMAFRYILASLPNPEDTVMVGSTGCTSLVFPMVAVHNIHSLFGNQNAIASGLKRALTVRFPDRTKDVVVLAGDGATVDIGLDMTLQAWFRQEKFTTICFDNELYANTGGQESGLMQRGFVAKMAPVGKLFDKVRLPEIARESGCHYVVNCTVSKPSLVEKVIRNAVMVAREIGPTYLQLYTPCILEIGKNSMEGLQEMRDSEKPTERFAYKEYISEPAKQFLAEMAAKDKERKAAAKQLTAKA
- the forA1 gene encoding ferredoxin oxidoreductase produces the protein MADTKSLIGTQNKKGQTFTDPWKLMHEAPRTPSFFTGSEVIKEAIRRASCDVMIAYPITPQSEAAALIGELFAEGYIGDYFRGESEFAVMSQCAGAAFGGARVFTTTAGPGTMRAMENFPMWAGARLPIQMIVTCRGINSPLSIQPDTLEIAYLLNTGMLVWHAETAQDFFDWILMGYMVSEEPDVHLPLALCCDGFFVTHTKDVVNLTPPDMCLPPYDPYRSPVPCMDMECPPVRMMRDPFVMKSNYISYATHASWQQEIWAAVERSRKHSIHWLNGLIDAENTDTDIMIVASGTAVSQGREAIRLLEDEGVRCGLVKVKTLRPWPDEEIREATKNAKHIFVPEFNVTGWLAKEIRATVPNHQRVHAGPHVCGGMTMPPEIIVNEIKTALGLKKSFVMAGRGS
- a CDS encoding 2-oxoglutarate:ferredoxin oxidoreductase, with product MTEYRVMPGPEHFLPPAAASMGIYLPNPGEAHVNGVIVPEEKAMEEAARQFLMAKVPTIFPGPLVLWAWNEKAAKKATAIRHLYNTLKECVGPDQIPMLIPMPDYRPKYPKINPEMEINPNHPNLTIWHNKIDCCMFVGVHCHQANLSLKIIRGGTSCYTIAMCAQAGHEDAMLSFRDASVDKIMRLADWVKKLKGTVQVRTRGSRNGSSN